Proteins encoded together in one Bacteroides zoogleoformans window:
- a CDS encoding Fur family transcriptional regulator yields the protein MEEERCLDLLAKREISPTAIRLLVLQAMLQADRSVSLLDLENMLDTVDKSTIFRTIMLFLSHHLIHSIDDGTGSFKYAVCSSSCSCEVNDLHTHFHCEKCNKTFCFTNIPTPIVKLPEGFTLNSINYVLKGLCPECAATEDKGAHPRR from the coding sequence ATAGAAGAAGAAAGATGCTTGGACCTTTTAGCAAAAAGAGAGATATCGCCTACCGCCATAAGGCTTTTAGTGCTGCAAGCCATGTTGCAGGCAGACCGCTCCGTATCATTGCTCGACTTGGAAAACATGCTGGATACTGTTGACAAATCCACCATCTTCCGTACTATCATGTTGTTTCTCTCCCACCACCTGATACATAGCATTGACGACGGAACGGGCTCATTCAAATATGCAGTATGCAGCAGTAGCTGTTCCTGCGAAGTGAACGACCTGCACACACATTTCCATTGCGAGAAGTGCAACAAAACGTTCTGCTTCACCAACATTCCCACTCCGATAGTGAAGCTGCCGGAAGGTTTTACATTAAACAGCATCAACTATGTGTTGAAAGGGCTTTGCCCCGAATGTGCCGCAACAGAAGACAAAGGCGCTCATCCTCGACGATAG